In Alicyclobacillus macrosporangiidus CPP55, a single window of DNA contains:
- the trxB gene encoding thioredoxin-disulfide reductase: protein MHKVIILGTGPAGFTAAIYAARANLNPLVIEGDQPGGQLTMTTEVENFPGFPDGIMGPELMDNMRRQAERFGAAFVNGQVTSVDLAQRSFRVVVDDSKEYLAESIIISTGASAKKLGIPGEVEMMGHGVSACATCDGFFFQGKSVLVVGGGDSAMEEATFLTKFASEVTIVHRRSELRASKVMQDRARRNPKIKWLLNVTPVEVATDGSKVSGLVVKDNQTGEVRTIPADGIFVAIGHTPNTGFLANQVEIDDRGYILTKGQSTATSVEGVFACGDVMDPHYRQAITAAGSGCKAALDAERFLESNTVPAQTQIIV, encoded by the coding sequence GTGCACAAGGTCATCATCCTCGGGACGGGTCCGGCCGGGTTCACCGCCGCCATTTATGCGGCTCGTGCCAATCTCAATCCGCTCGTCATCGAAGGGGATCAGCCGGGCGGACAACTGACCATGACGACGGAGGTGGAGAATTTCCCCGGCTTTCCGGATGGAATCATGGGGCCCGAGCTCATGGACAACATGCGCAGACAAGCGGAGCGTTTTGGTGCGGCCTTTGTCAATGGCCAGGTCACTTCCGTTGACTTGGCGCAGCGTTCATTTCGGGTGGTCGTGGACGATTCAAAGGAGTATCTTGCCGAATCCATCATCATTTCAACCGGTGCATCGGCCAAGAAACTTGGCATCCCTGGCGAAGTCGAGATGATGGGCCATGGGGTATCCGCCTGTGCCACTTGCGATGGATTCTTCTTTCAAGGAAAGTCTGTCCTCGTTGTAGGCGGCGGGGATTCTGCGATGGAGGAGGCGACTTTCTTGACGAAATTTGCGTCTGAAGTCACCATTGTACATCGCCGCAGTGAGCTCCGTGCATCCAAAGTGATGCAAGATCGGGCACGGAGAAACCCCAAAATCAAGTGGCTGTTGAACGTGACGCCTGTTGAGGTTGCAACGGACGGTTCAAAGGTCAGTGGCCTGGTGGTGAAGGACAATCAGACAGGGGAAGTGCGGACCATCCCTGCCGACGGGATTTTTGTCGCCATCGGCCATACGCCGAACACTGGATTTCTTGCAAACCAGGTGGAAATCGATGACCGAGGTTACATTCTCACCAAGGGGCAGTCGACAGCCACGAGCGTTGAGGGAGTCTTTGCTTGCGGAGATGTGATGGATCCGCATTATCGACAGGCCATCACGGCGGCGGGAAGTGGATGCAAAGCCGCATTGGATGCGGAGCGGTTTTTGGAAAGCAATACGGTACCAGCACAGACGCAAATCATTGTCTGA
- a CDS encoding ArsR/SmtB family transcription factor: MTLSFEQWAEIYKALADKTRLHILALLRHDEMCVCELVEVLKMSQPAVSQHLRRLKQAGLVRERKTAQWVYYGLDGSVVPFFDRCLAQLPDVSEEIARLEAQGLRVCCESSPGEGAES; this comes from the coding sequence GTGACGCTGTCATTCGAACAGTGGGCTGAGATATACAAGGCGCTCGCCGACAAGACCAGATTGCACATTTTGGCCCTGCTCAGACACGATGAAATGTGCGTTTGCGAATTGGTCGAGGTATTGAAAATGTCCCAGCCGGCCGTGTCCCAGCACTTGCGCAGATTGAAGCAAGCCGGGCTCGTGAGAGAACGAAAGACAGCACAGTGGGTGTATTACGGTCTGGATGGATCTGTCGTCCCTTTCTTCGACAGATGCCTGGCTCAACTCCCGGATGTATCTGAGGAAATCGCTCGACTTGAGGCACAGGGATTGCGTGTGTGCTGTGAATCCAGCCCTGGTGAAGGAGCTGAATCATGA
- the arsC gene encoding arsenate reductase (thioredoxin) produces MKKPVVYFLCTGNSCRSQMAEGWARHLGADRIEVHSAGIEAHGLNPRAVATMKEAGVDISKHTSKTIDPDLLNRADYVITLCGDANDRCPMTPPHVKRLHWGFEDPARANGTDEEIMAKFQEVRDAIRSRVQAFLDELPDAADSH; encoded by the coding sequence ATGAAGAAGCCTGTCGTGTATTTTCTCTGCACCGGGAACTCGTGCCGGAGTCAAATGGCCGAAGGGTGGGCGAGACACCTTGGGGCAGACCGGATTGAAGTTCATAGCGCCGGTATCGAGGCACATGGATTGAATCCTCGTGCTGTGGCCACCATGAAAGAAGCCGGTGTGGATATTTCGAAGCACACCTCGAAAACCATCGATCCAGACCTTTTGAACCGTGCGGACTATGTCATCACGCTGTGCGGCGATGCCAATGACCGTTGTCCGATGACGCCACCGCACGTGAAACGGTTGCACTGGGGATTCGAAGATCCGGCTCGGGCAAATGGCACGGACGAAGAGATCATGGCCAAGTTTCAGGAGGTCCGGGACGCAATCCGGAGTCGTGTACAGGCGTTCCTGGACGAACTGCCGGACGCCGCAGATTCGCACTGA
- a CDS encoding rhodanese-like domain-containing protein: MSNVIHIHPLDVYERLKRGQTLQIIDVREPGEVASGKIPGAKNIPLGQIPMRISEIDPSLETVMVCRSGNRSAMACEFLMAAGLSRVKNMLGGMNAWTWEVAGKGMPMFSTNRMKNTPAYP, from the coding sequence GTGAGCAATGTGATCCACATTCATCCGCTCGACGTGTACGAGCGCCTGAAGCGAGGCCAGACACTCCAGATCATCGATGTCCGGGAACCGGGCGAAGTGGCGTCAGGGAAGATCCCAGGGGCCAAAAACATCCCGCTCGGACAGATTCCGATGCGGATAAGCGAGATCGACCCGAGCCTGGAGACCGTGATGGTCTGCCGCAGCGGCAATCGCAGCGCCATGGCCTGTGAGTTCTTGATGGCGGCCGGACTCAGCCGGGTCAAGAACATGCTCGGGGGCATGAACGCCTGGACTTGGGAAGTGGCCGGGAAAGGAATGCCGATGTTCTCCACCAACAGGATGAAGAACACGCCGGCGTACCCGTAG
- a CDS encoding DedA family protein translates to MTHLLTNWIQSLGYLGVFFAMALESACIPLPSEIIMPFGGYLVWSGQLHLWGVVLAGTLGNVAGSLAAYYVGLYGGRAAIERYGRYVHLSRRHVEQAERWFAKRGPVSVLIGRVLPVVRTFISLPAGMARMPVGKFMLYSFIGSLPWVYLLTWAGVVLGREWEYTGHYTHPFTYGVAGAIVICAFVLLIRRRKTRPAKAE, encoded by the coding sequence GTGACACATTTGCTCACCAACTGGATACAAAGCCTGGGTTACCTCGGGGTATTCTTCGCCATGGCGCTGGAGAGCGCTTGTATTCCGCTGCCCAGCGAAATCATCATGCCGTTTGGCGGGTATCTCGTGTGGAGTGGCCAGCTTCATCTCTGGGGCGTGGTATTGGCCGGTACGCTTGGCAATGTGGCGGGCTCCCTGGCGGCATATTATGTGGGGTTGTACGGCGGGCGAGCAGCTATCGAGCGGTACGGACGCTATGTTCATCTGTCCCGCCGCCACGTGGAGCAAGCGGAACGTTGGTTTGCCAAACGGGGACCGGTGTCGGTGTTGATCGGCCGTGTCCTGCCGGTTGTCAGGACGTTCATCTCTCTTCCGGCAGGCATGGCTCGCATGCCTGTCGGCAAGTTTATGTTGTACAGCTTCATCGGGTCCTTGCCCTGGGTGTACCTGCTCACCTGGGCCGGAGTGGTGTTGGGACGGGAGTGGGAGTATACCGGTCACTACACGCATCCGTTCACGTATGGGGTAGCTGGGGCCATCGTGATCTGTGCATTCGTGTTGCTGATAAGACGGCGCAAGACCCGTCCCGCCAAAGCAGAGTGA
- a CDS encoding RNA polymerase sigma factor, with product MNDEHWQWIRAAQAGDQEAFAHLVHSYKDYLFRTAYAILRDHGEAEDVVQEAFVKAFLSLSGLKDERAFPTWITTITTRLALDSIRRRRPDVSLGDSEAVPHRDRGAVPASVAELRLDLAAALAKLSPEHRAVIALREIQGFDYREIAEILGIPIGTVRSRLHTARMQLRNLLSAHEERG from the coding sequence TTGAACGATGAGCACTGGCAGTGGATCCGGGCCGCCCAGGCCGGAGATCAGGAAGCGTTCGCCCACCTGGTCCACTCGTACAAGGACTATCTCTTTCGAACGGCCTACGCCATCCTGCGGGATCACGGGGAAGCGGAGGACGTGGTGCAGGAGGCCTTCGTGAAGGCATTCCTGTCCTTGTCCGGATTAAAAGACGAGCGGGCGTTTCCTACATGGATCACAACCATCACGACACGCCTGGCGTTGGATTCGATTCGCAGGAGGAGACCGGATGTGAGTTTGGGTGACTCCGAGGCCGTCCCGCACAGAGACCGAGGGGCGGTACCAGCGTCCGTAGCCGAACTGCGGCTGGACCTGGCGGCCGCCCTGGCGAAACTGAGCCCCGAGCACCGAGCCGTGATCGCCCTGCGGGAAATACAGGGCTTTGATTACCGGGAGATAGCTGAGATCCTCGGCATCCCCATTGGTACGGTTCGATCCCGTCTTCATACTGCACGCATGCAGTTGCGGAATCTCTTGTCTGCGCACGAGGAGAGGGGGTGA
- a CDS encoding zf-HC2 domain-containing protein → MTGLDCEHPEEYLSAYLDGALSEEERVAVERHLAACVDCERLLAELASVSAWAKDAFSSITAPPWLEVQVMERIQTLGPSRQGVRLAWLAVFSAVAVTMLAVGGIFTAVLSVLWAVGKVLIRFAGGLHMTLVRMWWGQGWGIMMATGLGMAITLLSLACMKWLMKHAWDPSPSPHP, encoded by the coding sequence GTGACCGGATTGGATTGTGAACATCCGGAGGAGTATCTGTCCGCTTACCTGGACGGGGCGTTGTCGGAGGAGGAGCGGGTGGCTGTCGAGAGACATCTGGCCGCTTGCGTAGATTGCGAGCGCCTGTTGGCGGAACTGGCATCGGTGTCGGCGTGGGCGAAGGATGCGTTCTCTTCCATCACGGCGCCGCCGTGGCTTGAGGTTCAGGTTATGGAGCGCATCCAGACGCTGGGGCCGTCCAGGCAAGGTGTGCGGCTGGCGTGGCTCGCTGTCTTCAGCGCTGTGGCGGTCACGATGCTGGCCGTCGGAGGCATCTTCACAGCGGTGCTGTCGGTGCTGTGGGCGGTGGGGAAAGTTCTGATACGGTTTGCCGGCGGGCTGCACATGACGCTGGTGCGGATGTGGTGGGGACAAGGGTGGGGAATCATGATGGCCACCGGGCTGGGGATGGCGATCACGCTGCTCAGCCTGGCCTGCATGAAGTGGCTGATGAAACATGCATGGGATCCCAGCCCTTCACCGCATCCTTGA
- a CDS encoding divergent PAP2 family protein: MNSPGEFLLASSLLAMFGAQVLKVAIHRLRHRRWKWTVFLRSGGMPSSHSALMSALTVSLWLVYGWKSAWFAVAFVSSMVVMYDAVGVRRQAGEQAMILEDLIQQVQSAGVPVSDTVPTTLRHWKRQGHTPKEVAAGTLFGGVTAVLVFWVNSSLT; this comes from the coding sequence ATGAATTCGCCAGGGGAATTTCTCCTTGCATCGTCGCTGTTGGCGATGTTTGGTGCGCAGGTGCTCAAGGTGGCGATCCACCGGCTTCGGCACCGGAGGTGGAAGTGGACGGTGTTTCTACGATCCGGTGGGATGCCCAGTTCCCATTCAGCCCTGATGAGCGCCCTCACGGTGTCGTTGTGGCTTGTTTATGGATGGAAGTCGGCCTGGTTTGCGGTGGCCTTCGTCTCATCCATGGTGGTGATGTACGATGCGGTGGGGGTCCGCCGCCAGGCCGGGGAACAAGCGATGATCTTGGAGGATTTGATTCAACAGGTGCAGAGCGCCGGCGTACCGGTGTCGGATACGGTGCCGACCACCTTGCGCCACTGGAAGCGGCAGGGCCATACGCCGAAAGAGGTAGCGGCGGGAACTCTTTTTGGTGGTGTAACGGCCGTGCTCGTCTTCTGGGTGAACTCGAGCCTGACCTAG
- a CDS encoding undecaprenyl-diphosphatase, giving the protein MNPFDLSVYHFVNHFAGHHQVVDTVMKFVAKDALEIYAVLFIAAWFALPKAEENKRHALVVSFCSGVLALLINLVISHIWFRPRPFTVLPKGTYTQLIPHAPDASFPSDHTSGAYAFASGAWGKSAKWVSFVFTIVAVATMVARVYVGVHWPTDVLASLVVGVLAGRIMWRFERYIAPITGLGLRIFRLGRYGKTGRHVRGAARSRS; this is encoded by the coding sequence ATGAACCCGTTTGACCTGTCCGTGTATCATTTCGTAAATCACTTCGCCGGTCATCATCAGGTTGTCGACACTGTCATGAAATTTGTCGCCAAGGATGCGCTCGAGATTTACGCCGTCCTGTTCATCGCCGCCTGGTTCGCCTTGCCGAAGGCAGAAGAGAACAAGCGGCATGCTCTGGTCGTGTCGTTTTGCTCGGGCGTGCTGGCGCTACTCATCAATCTTGTCATCTCGCACATCTGGTTTCGCCCACGGCCGTTCACGGTGCTGCCTAAGGGGACGTACACGCAGCTCATCCCGCACGCCCCGGATGCCTCGTTCCCCAGTGACCACACATCCGGTGCGTATGCGTTCGCCAGTGGTGCCTGGGGCAAAAGTGCCAAGTGGGTGAGCTTCGTGTTCACCATCGTGGCTGTCGCGACCATGGTGGCCCGTGTGTACGTCGGGGTGCACTGGCCGACGGATGTTTTGGCAAGTCTAGTCGTTGGCGTGCTGGCGGGGCGGATCATGTGGCGGTTCGAGCGGTATATCGCTCCCATCACCGGATTGGGCCTGCGAATCTTTCGTTTGGGCCGGTACGGCAAAACGGGCCGACATGTCCGGGGTGCCGCAAGAAGTCGTTCGTAA
- a CDS encoding MFS transporter, whose amino-acid sequence MEPVRQNERKIAGLNPVIFVTGLVSLFTDLSSEMIVPVLPLFLTSVLQVQVGEVGVIEGIAESTASVLKLFSGWISDRMGRRKPLMLAGYGLSNLVKPLFALSTSWVQVLAIRFADRFGKGVRGAPRDALIADSISPEDRGKAFGFHRALDTVGAALGPLTAFAVLALFHGNYRTVFWVSAVPGVLAILLLAFCLKEQVHERPVNERSALPRISFRPLGKRFMGFSLIATLFALGNSSDAFLILRAQDVGMAASLIPLAYFTFNATYSVFAMPAGVLSDRIGRRTVLVLGYLIFAAIYMGFGLVKNSVWIWGLFAVYGLYYAATEGIQKAYVADLVPRGQRGMAMGTFNALTGLATLPASILAGGLWQSFGPMATFGASAICAVLAATLLVVFRI is encoded by the coding sequence ATGGAGCCGGTACGGCAAAACGAGCGGAAAATCGCAGGGCTGAACCCGGTGATTTTCGTCACCGGGTTGGTCAGTCTGTTTACGGATTTGTCCAGCGAAATGATTGTCCCCGTGCTCCCGTTGTTCCTGACCTCCGTGTTGCAGGTCCAGGTGGGGGAAGTCGGGGTGATTGAAGGAATTGCAGAGAGTACGGCAAGTGTGCTGAAGCTGTTCTCGGGCTGGATTTCGGACCGGATGGGCCGCCGAAAGCCCCTGATGTTGGCCGGATACGGATTGTCCAATCTGGTGAAGCCGTTGTTCGCCCTGAGCACATCGTGGGTCCAGGTGCTCGCCATCCGCTTTGCTGACCGGTTTGGCAAGGGCGTCCGGGGCGCACCACGGGATGCGCTCATCGCTGATTCGATCTCGCCTGAAGATCGTGGAAAAGCATTCGGGTTTCACCGGGCGCTCGACACGGTCGGGGCGGCTCTGGGGCCGTTGACGGCGTTTGCGGTGCTCGCCCTGTTTCACGGGAACTACCGGACTGTATTTTGGGTGTCGGCTGTACCAGGGGTTCTGGCGATTTTGCTGTTGGCGTTTTGCCTCAAAGAACAAGTGCACGAGCGTCCCGTGAATGAAAGGTCTGCATTGCCAAGGATTAGCTTCCGCCCTTTGGGCAAGCGGTTCATGGGGTTTTCGCTGATTGCCACCTTGTTTGCTCTCGGTAACTCGTCCGACGCCTTTCTGATACTCCGGGCGCAGGACGTGGGTATGGCGGCCAGTCTCATCCCGCTGGCGTATTTCACATTCAACGCCACGTACAGCGTGTTTGCGATGCCAGCCGGCGTGTTGTCTGACCGAATTGGCAGGCGAACCGTCCTGGTGTTGGGATACCTCATTTTCGCCGCCATTTATATGGGATTTGGCTTGGTGAAAAACAGCGTCTGGATTTGGGGACTCTTTGCCGTGTACGGGCTCTACTACGCCGCCACGGAAGGGATACAGAAGGCGTATGTCGCCGACCTTGTGCCGAGAGGACAGCGGGGGATGGCGATGGGAACGTTTAATGCCCTGACGGGGTTGGCCACACTTCCGGCGAGTATCCTCGCAGGCGGATTGTGGCAGAGTTTCGGCCCGATGGCCACGTTTGGGGCCAGCGCCATCTGTGCGGTACTGGCGGCAACCCTTCTGGTGGTGTTTCGCATCTGA
- a CDS encoding alkaline phosphatase family protein produces MVQPPTVSSAPAPGHMPTVRPPEHIVIVIEENHSYGEIAGNAKAPYINALMKQGATFTNYHGVEHPSQPNYLDLFSGSNQGVTNDSCPHTFSAPNLASELAAAGLSFTGYSEDLPSMGYTGCSNGQFGLPLGATYARKHNPWVNFTNVPPSDNLPFTSFPKDLFKLPTVAFVIPNLQHDMHSGSIEAADTWLRQNIQPYVEWARSHNSLLVVTWDEDDESADNRVPTIFVGPMIRPRTYSERVNHFNLLRTIEDLYGLPPLGQSAHAAPIADVWR; encoded by the coding sequence ATGGTACAACCGCCCACGGTGTCGTCCGCTCCGGCACCGGGACACATGCCGACGGTTCGGCCTCCAGAGCACATCGTGATCGTCATCGAAGAAAACCACTCGTACGGGGAAATCGCAGGCAATGCAAAGGCTCCCTACATCAATGCGCTGATGAAGCAGGGGGCCACGTTCACGAACTATCACGGGGTGGAGCATCCCAGCCAGCCGAATTACCTCGACCTGTTCTCCGGGTCAAACCAAGGCGTCACCAACGACTCCTGCCCGCACACGTTTTCAGCGCCCAATCTGGCCAGCGAACTGGCAGCCGCCGGTCTGTCCTTTACTGGGTATTCGGAGGATCTGCCATCGATGGGATACACGGGGTGCAGCAACGGGCAATTCGGACTGCCTTTGGGCGCCACGTACGCCCGCAAGCACAATCCATGGGTGAACTTCACCAACGTCCCGCCGTCAGATAACCTGCCGTTTACGAGTTTTCCAAAGGACTTGTTCAAATTGCCGACGGTGGCGTTTGTGATACCGAACCTGCAGCACGACATGCACAGCGGTTCCATTGAAGCCGCAGACACGTGGCTCCGGCAAAACATACAGCCATACGTGGAGTGGGCTAGGTCGCACAACAGTTTGTTGGTGGTTACCTGGGATGAGGATGATGAGTCGGCCGACAACAGGGTCCCCACGATCTTCGTGGGGCCCATGATTCGCCCCAGAACCTATTCCGAGCGGGTGAACCATTTCAACCTCCTGCGCACCATCGAAGACCTGTATGGACTTCCTCCCCTGGGACAAAGCGCCCATGCGGCGCCGATTGCGGATGTGTGGCGGTAA
- a CDS encoding TVP38/TMEM64 family protein, which produces MAFSIGLMAVISVVPIPGEFLLILNMKLYGVLLGVLCAWAGTVIGALITFVLARHIAAPLIQRFVTKEHWIRVESCVQRQGAVGLLFARLLPIPAPIVNYAAGLLDSIRLWDYLWTAAVSIWPYYIGVASLYAGVPHRFSPSVVLGIGVFVALWVLGFLLQKSPSPTIVMTPQWLTGLTADEWALGESPPPALA; this is translated from the coding sequence ATGGCATTCTCCATCGGCCTGATGGCGGTCATCTCCGTCGTCCCCATCCCAGGGGAGTTTCTTCTCATTCTCAACATGAAGTTGTACGGGGTTCTGCTGGGTGTCCTCTGCGCCTGGGCAGGCACGGTGATTGGGGCCCTCATCACGTTTGTCCTCGCCCGCCATATCGCCGCCCCGCTGATTCAGCGGTTTGTCACCAAAGAACACTGGATCAGGGTCGAATCGTGCGTGCAACGACAGGGCGCCGTCGGATTGCTGTTTGCACGCCTGCTGCCCATTCCCGCTCCAATCGTCAACTATGCGGCGGGTCTGTTAGACTCCATCCGGTTGTGGGATTATCTCTGGACTGCGGCGGTGTCCATCTGGCCTTACTACATTGGCGTCGCAAGCCTGTACGCCGGAGTGCCACACCGTTTCTCACCGTCTGTGGTCCTTGGCATCGGGGTGTTTGTTGCCCTCTGGGTGTTGGGCTTCCTGCTACAGAAGAGCCCGTCACCAACCATCGTCATGACTCCGCAATGGCTCACCGGTTTGACCGCAGACGAATGGGCTCTCGGAGAATCTCCTCCGCCTGCGCTTGCGTGA
- a CDS encoding plasmid pRiA4b ORF-3 family protein codes for MPAKDKPRPIGYEFEITLCGVHPTVWRRFRVPADITFQRLHEVIQIVMGWTDYHLYEFRYGNVRIGIPDDETFILDATHFDARRKRLPSFGFDRNDVLGYLYDFGDDWMHTLHLVMPIYHLPDERAYFCVDGENACPPEDVGGWMGYEHFLHVIGDPNHPEHEAMQVWSGGHFDPFRFDKDAVNRVLRERFEQR; via the coding sequence GTGCCAGCCAAGGACAAACCGAGGCCAATCGGGTATGAGTTCGAGATCACGTTGTGTGGGGTCCATCCGACCGTGTGGCGGAGATTTCGGGTGCCTGCCGACATCACATTTCAGCGTTTGCATGAAGTCATCCAGATTGTGATGGGGTGGACGGATTACCATCTGTACGAGTTTCGGTACGGGAACGTCCGGATCGGGATTCCGGATGATGAGACCTTTATCCTTGATGCCACACACTTCGATGCGAGGCGGAAACGGCTTCCATCTTTCGGTTTCGACCGCAACGACGTCTTGGGTTACCTGTACGACTTTGGCGATGACTGGATGCATACGTTGCATTTGGTGATGCCGATTTACCATCTCCCTGATGAACGGGCGTACTTTTGCGTCGACGGTGAAAATGCGTGCCCACCGGAGGACGTCGGTGGTTGGATGGGATACGAGCATTTTTTGCATGTCATCGGGGATCCAAATCACCCGGAGCACGAGGCCATGCAGGTCTGGAGCGGTGGCCACTTTGACCCGTTCCGGTTTGACAAGGATGCGGTGAATCGGGTGTTGCGTGAGCGGTTTGAACAGCGGTGA
- a CDS encoding GrpB family protein → MNLSIIVVPYDPGWLQAFEMIRSYVSPVLSDIVVAIEHVGSTSVPGLAAKPIVDIDVAVATRDDVYVAIQRLASLGYIHEGDLGIAGREAFIPPNGLPPHHLYVCTADNTEYERHILFRDYLRSHPEEAELYGALIRELAQRFPNDRASYTNGKSEFVNAILKRAAWKPQ, encoded by the coding sequence ATGAATCTGAGTATCATAGTGGTTCCGTACGATCCAGGTTGGCTTCAGGCATTTGAAATGATCCGGAGCTATGTCAGCCCGGTCTTATCAGATATCGTTGTTGCGATAGAACACGTTGGAAGTACGTCGGTTCCAGGGCTGGCAGCTAAGCCTATTGTGGACATAGACGTGGCAGTGGCAACTCGAGACGATGTATACGTTGCAATTCAAAGGCTGGCGAGCCTCGGATACATTCACGAAGGGGATTTGGGGATTGCGGGACGAGAAGCTTTCATTCCTCCAAATGGATTGCCTCCACATCATTTGTACGTCTGTACGGCTGATAACACTGAGTACGAGCGGCACATTCTGTTTCGGGACTATTTAAGAAGTCATCCGGAAGAAGCGGAACTGTACGGTGCATTAATAAGAGAATTAGCACAGCGTTTCCCCAACGACCGTGCTTCCTACACAAACGGCAAGAGTGAATTCGTGAACGCAATATTGAAACGGGCGGCTTGGAAACCCCAATGA
- a CDS encoding GNAT family N-acetyltransferase: MEIRKMKPQDIEQVTVLCEQFGYPARTEEVEERFQRLCRLAEHQLFVVEENSAVVGWIHVHGIHSLSSAPYAEIRGIVVDRQYRQQGVGRMLMLKAEQWALDNGYRVVRLRSGTERPESHHFYPKLGYERTKTQHHYQKVLAES, from the coding sequence ATGGAAATTCGAAAGATGAAGCCCCAGGATATCGAACAGGTCACTGTACTGTGCGAGCAGTTTGGCTATCCAGCTCGCACCGAAGAAGTTGAGGAACGGTTCCAGCGTTTGTGCCGGTTGGCGGAGCACCAACTGTTTGTTGTCGAGGAGAATTCCGCCGTTGTCGGATGGATACACGTGCATGGCATCCATTCGCTCAGTTCTGCCCCCTATGCCGAAATACGGGGAATCGTTGTTGACCGTCAATATCGTCAGCAAGGTGTGGGCCGAATGCTAATGCTGAAGGCTGAACAGTGGGCTCTGGACAACGGATATCGAGTGGTTCGTCTCAGGTCGGGAACCGAGCGACCCGAATCGCATCATTTCTATCCGAAACTCGGATACGAGCGAACAAAGACACAACATCACTACCAGAAGGTGCTGGCTGAATCGTAG